The following are encoded in a window of Nibricoccus aquaticus genomic DNA:
- a CDS encoding plasmid pRiA4b ORF-3 family protein has product MISLLEGKGTGAKKPAEKVFTLRLTVAGCTPRVWRRLVVRETMWLSRLHDSIQVAFEWFDYQTHLFTLDEQRFGNPFRKDEVVIEDDRDVSLADLDLGSRDKMAYQYHFGEGWEVEIRVEKVGTVEKGVTYPVCTGGERAGPPEDCGGLDAFHDMLACIKEPNTDLGREWLEWLGPVYDPEVCDVEKINKAFKKLGK; this is encoded by the coding sequence ATGATTTCGCTGCTCGAAGGCAAAGGTACCGGTGCCAAGAAACCGGCGGAGAAAGTTTTTACGCTGCGGTTGACCGTGGCCGGTTGCACGCCGCGGGTGTGGCGGAGGCTGGTGGTGCGCGAGACGATGTGGCTGAGCAGGCTGCACGACTCGATCCAGGTGGCGTTTGAGTGGTTCGATTATCAGACGCATTTGTTCACGCTGGATGAGCAGCGGTTTGGGAATCCTTTTCGCAAGGACGAGGTGGTGATCGAGGATGATCGCGATGTGTCGCTGGCCGATCTCGATCTCGGATCGCGCGACAAGATGGCCTACCAGTATCATTTCGGTGAGGGCTGGGAGGTGGAGATACGCGTGGAGAAGGTGGGCACGGTGGAGAAGGGTGTGACTTATCCGGTTTGCACGGGCGGAGAGCGGGCGGGGCCGCCGGAGGATTGTGGCGGGCTGGATGCGTTTCACGACATGCTGGCGTGCATCAAGGAGCCCAATACGGATCTGGGGCGCGAGTGGCTGGAGTGGCTGGGACCGGTTTACGATCCGGAGGTTTGCGACGTGGAGAAGATCAACAAGGCGTTTAAGAAGCTTGGAAAGTGA